TGATCATCACCGAGGGCACAGTGGTCGGGCATCAAGCGTCCAATGGCTACCCCAACGTCCCACACTTCTACGGCGAAGCCGCCCTGGCCGGCTGGAAGACCGTGGTCGATGCAGTGCACGCCGAGGGCGGCAAGATCGTTCCGCAGTTATGGCATGTGGGCAGCGTGCGTCGCCTTGGCACCGAACCTGACGCCAGCGTGCCGGCCTACGGGCCGATGGAAAAACTTAAGGATGGCAATGTGGTTGTCCACGGCATGACCGTCCAGGACATCAAGGAGGTGATCGGTGCCTTCGCCCAAGCGGCCAAAGATGCCCAGCGCATCGGCATGGACGGCGTGGAAATCCACGGTGCCCACGGCTATTTAGTGGACCAGTTCTTCTGGGACGGCAGCAACCAGCGCACCGACGAATACGGCGGCAGCTTGGCCAACCGCTCGCGTTTTGCCATCGAACTGATCCAGGCCACCCGCGCAGCCGTCGGCCCGGACTTTCCGATCATCTTCCGGTTTTCGCAATGGAAGCAGCAGGACTACACCGCGCGGCTGGTGCACACCCCTGAAGCATTGGGTGAATTTATCAAGCCTTTGTCGGACGCGGGTGTGGATATTTTCCACTGCTCCACTCGGCGTTTCTGGGAGCCGGAGTTTGAAGGTTCAGATCTCAACCTGGCCGGCTGGACCCGTCAGCTCACCGGTAAACCGACTATCACCGTAGGCAGCGTCGGCCTGGATGGCGAGTTCCTGCAGTTTATGGTCAATACCGATAAGGTCGCTCAACCTGCAAGCCTGGAAAAATTGCTGGAGCGTCTGAATAACGATGAATTCGACTTGGTCGCCGTGGGTCGCGCACTGTTGGTGGATCCGGACTGGGCGTCGAAAGTGCGTGAAGGGCGCGAAGGCGACATCCTGCCGTTCAGTCGTGAGGCGTTGACGACACTGGTGTAGGGACTCAACAGAGCTGCGCTTGAGGATCACGTCAGTGGCAGTCTTAAACGGGGGGGCGGGTATTGAATATCCGCCCCCCGCTTCTCGTCAGGCCGACTGGCCTTGCGGCCTAAGGTCTTGTGTTAAGCCTTTATTGGTTAAGCCCAATAAGTGTCGTCGGGTTGGTTGGAATACGCCCTTTGATAGTAAGGCGTGTGGTCATGCAGTGAAGGTCTGTCAGCTTGCCGCAAGTGATAGCCACCGTCGTAGGGTGGGCGTTGTCCGCCGTTATGCTCAGGTTGCCAGGTGTTTTCAGGGCGCACGGCATAGGGGCGATAGCCGCCGTTGTGGGGTGGGCGTTGCCCGCCGTTGTGCTCTGGTTGCCAGGTGTTTTCAGGGCGTACGGCATAGGGGCGATAGCCACCGTTGTGAGGTGGGCGTTGCCCGCCGTTGTGCTCGGGCTGCCAGGTGTTTTCAGGGCGCACGGCATAGGGACGATAGCCGCCGTTGTGGGGTGGACGTTGCCCGCCGTTGTGCTCAGGCTGCCAAGTGTTTTCAGGGCGCACGGTGTAGGGGCGATAGCCACCGTTGTGGGGCGGGCGTTGCCTGTCGTCATGCGCAGTTTGCCAAGCATTGGCGGGGCGTTGCGGTTGCGGGCGGTTCCAGCCATGGCTTGCGCCGTGGGAAGGGTTCGAGCCGTTCGGGGACGGGCGTATCTGCAACTCCCCTTGAGTGTGGGAGGGCTGAGGATGCAGCGTGAATGACCCATTTATCAGTGTCGACATAGCGCTCTCTATCAATGTCCAGTATCGATGGCCTGCCTGGTTCGAGCGTGTTCCGCTGGGAAACACCATCGGATGGCAGGTGTCATCTAGGTGGCGCTGATTCGCACACCGTTCCAGAAATATCCTGTTGTGGTGCGCCGATTCGTGCGGCCTCAAGGCGAGATTCCCCGTGCAGAGGCCAGAACCCAGGCGCAGCAGAGGCAGGAGGGCGAACGGGCTTACGTCATTTGCGGAGCGTTCAACGAACGTAGGGCAGCGTTGGCACCGTCAAATGCTCCCCGCACACATCGCGTAACTGGTTCTCGAATTGCTCGATGATCGCCGGCCAGCCTTGGCGGCTGGCATGCTGGCGTGCATTCAGACGCGCCCTGCGCAAGTGTTCGCTTTCTTCAAGCAGCCAGTTGGCCGCGTCGCAAAAGGCATCTTCATCCCCTGGCATCGCCAATGCGCCGCTGTAACCGTGGCGAATGTGCTGGGTTGCGGCCGCCTGGTCGTATGCCACTACGCCCAAGCCAGAGGCCATGGCCTCCAGCACCACATTGCCGAAGGTTTCGGTCAGGCT
The sequence above is drawn from the Pseudomonas quebecensis genome and encodes:
- a CDS encoding NADH:flavin oxidoreductase, whose translation is MPAQALFKPFQLGALQLSTRVVMAPMTRSFSPGGVPNAKVVEYYRRRAAAGVGLIITEGTVVGHQASNGYPNVPHFYGEAALAGWKTVVDAVHAEGGKIVPQLWHVGSVRRLGTEPDASVPAYGPMEKLKDGNVVVHGMTVQDIKEVIGAFAQAAKDAQRIGMDGVEIHGAHGYLVDQFFWDGSNQRTDEYGGSLANRSRFAIELIQATRAAVGPDFPIIFRFSQWKQQDYTARLVHTPEALGEFIKPLSDAGVDIFHCSTRRFWEPEFEGSDLNLAGWTRQLTGKPTITVGSVGLDGEFLQFMVNTDKVAQPASLEKLLERLNNDEFDLVAVGRALLVDPDWASKVREGREGDILPFSREALTTLV